The Coffea arabica cultivar ET-39 chromosome 3c, Coffea Arabica ET-39 HiFi, whole genome shotgun sequence genome contains a region encoding:
- the LOC113735591 gene encoding putative late blight resistance protein homolog R1A-3, with amino-acid sequence MVSTCSIDRVLLDLELLLLNIVRSRYATYIAPRVRDAIKRMKFLRTFLMHARKWSQSNDLYLQSDDVAKKVILPSFLSCVEDTFHKYEEDIHYLSLISKTDKDHYSIVNRGVFPEIEKQIELLKQEIIQIYFAMASSRSLQSNSCMTDDELTEFIDLILQNLADLINGYMDGKISESSISAALSAQVQALEAKLTFLKSFIPFAKLRGTVDIPALLLAHFEVVALNAARLSYMCSFWEDEQLHNPEFCSMIYEQQQKITPIDFQVYEIYMDVLRATRSSKSLHNKMMDKQILNNLNDSLISCLWEQLCCSSSFMDSLKDEMQILYAGLKFLRSILRKQQEKMDEQNEKIGALLSEAAIIICSPSLNRVKEEVSLSESTEALDCYDMLANTNIHIKYFKDQISGSSIIESIPSFHSLRVPEVSKTSSRVLSKGKMPIPHEVMVGLDDEAEKVIERLVSGSKQVEIVPIVGMAGLGKTTLAKKVYNDSSIIYNFQIRLWCTVSQAYNMKNVLLQILCSEGKHSRMDDELKNLDEHVLLEKLYKKLKENRYLVVFDDVWDIKVWNDLRISFPDDKKGSRIIFTSRSSNVALQVEYGGKSHNLRPLSEKESFELLLKKVFGKGDCPQALCGIAMKIAKKCRGLPLALVVVAGVLATIEHDILVWEEFAEGLTLTMVSSTDQCKKSLELSYEHLPYHLKACLLYFAAFREDEKIGAKNLIRLWIAEGFVEKIEGKRSEVVAEEYLMDLIGRNLVMVSKSRSIGGVKTCYIHDLIFEFCKGEAKEKKFLQVLRGYDELSTFIEPPNLPRLSICSSGEDFIKSKLFCPCLGTLLFFDATPGYIKFELRNISFLFCIYKQLKVLNLEGINLMLKELPAEVESLLCLRYLSLRAERMEFIPPSIAKLSHLETFCLYSHRMVSLPDSIWNMKKLRHVHARSGVVIRLSSNDNVVENLSTLPNLDTLSTLHLDLDKEGENLLRRIPNVHRLKIFDLGRQNTVCCNMSRLECLESLTFRSYVFPGSRERVELSFPMNLKKLCLSRVSLPRRKMSLIEQLPNLEVLKLSDQAMDGQKWELMEGGFPKLRVLTLEFVKVVEWKEADPDSDDYFPCLQQLKLRGISKLEMMPSCLGRVSTLETIQVSLCGNGVESLVREIEEAQKNYGNENLKIIIID; translated from the coding sequence ATGgtctccacttgcagcatcgatCGGGTCTTACTTGATCTAGAGTTGCTGCTCCTGAACATCGTCCGAAGCCGGTATGCTACTTACATTGCTCCTCGTGTTCGTGATGCAATCAAACGCATGAAATTTCTCAGAACATTTCTTATGCATGCAAGAAAGTGGAGCCAAAGCAATGATTTGTACTTGCAATCTGACGATGTAGCGAAGAAGGTGATTCTTCCATCTTTCTTATCTTGCGTTGAAGATACATTCCACAAATACGAGGAGGACATTCACTATCTTTCCCTTATATCAAAAACGGATAAAGATCACTATTCTATTGTTAATCGTGGAGTGTTCCCCGAAATTGAGAAACAGATCGAGTTACTTAAGcaagaaatcatccaaatttacTTTGCTATGGCAAGCAGCAGGTCATTGCAATCAAATTCTTGTATGACGGATGATGAACTAACGGAATTCATAGACCTCATCCTACAAAATCTAGCAGATTTGATAAATGGCTATATGGATGGGAAAATTAGTGAATCATCTATTTCTGCTGCTTTGAGTGCTCAAGTACAAGCCCTTGAGGCCAAGCTAACATTCTTGAAAAGCTTCATTCCATTTGCCAAATTGCGAGGAACTGTAGATATTCCTGCCCTGCTGTTGGCTCACTTTGAAGTGGTGGCTTTGAACGCAGCACGCCTCTCTTACATGTGTTCCTTTTGGGAAGATGAGCAACTGCACAATCCTGAGTTCTGCTCCATGATATATGAGCAACAACAGAAAATCACACCTATTGATTTTCAAGTCTATGAGATTTATATGGATGTTCTTAGAGCTACAAGATCCTCAAAATCACTGCATAATAAAATGATGGATAAGCAGATATTGAACAACTTAAATGATTCTCTGATAAGTTGTCTTTGGGAGCAGTTATGCTGCAGCTCTAGCTTTATGGATTCCTTGAAAGACGAAATGCAAATACTCTATGCAGGACTGAAGTTCTTGAGAAGCATTTTAAGGAAGCAGCAGGAGAAGATGgatgaacaaaatgaaaaaattggtgCTCTTCTTAGTGAGGCAGCCATTATAATTTGCTCGCCTTCTCTAAACAGAGTCAAAGAAGAAGTTAGTCTCTCAGAATCCACAGAGGCCCTTGACTGTTATGATATGCTGGCTAATACCAACATCCATATCAAGTATTTTAAGGATCAGATCAGTGGCTCAAGCATTATTGAAAGTATTCCTTCCTTTCATAGCTTAAGAGTACCAGAAGTTAGCAAGACTTCCAGCCGCGTgctatcaaaaggaaaaatgccAATACCCCATGAAGTCATGGTTGGTCTTGATGATGAGGCAGAAAAAGTAATTGAACGACTTGTAAGCGGATCAAAACAGGTGGAAATTGTTCCCATTGTGGGAATGGCTGGGCTTGGTAAAACAACTTTAGCCAAAAAGGTTTACAATGATAGTTCAATTATCTATAACTTCCAGATTCGTCTTTGGTGTACTGTTTCTCAAGCCTATAACATGAAAAATGTATTACTTCAAATTTTGTGCTCTGAAGGCAAACATTCCAGGATGGATGATGAGTTAAAAAATCTGGATGAACATGTGTTGCTTGAAAAGCTATACAAAAAGCTAAAGGAGAATCGGTATCTTGTTGTTTTTGATGATGTCTGGGACATTAAGGTATGGAATGACCTGAGAATTTCATTCCCTGATGACAAGAAAGGAAGTAGAATCATCTTCACGAGTCGATCTTCTAATGTGGCTTTACAGGTTGAATATGGGGGGAAATCTCACAATCTTCGCCCACTCAGTGAGAAAGAAAGTTTTGAATTACTGCTGAAAAAGGTATTTGGAAAAGGAGATTGTCCTCAAGCATTGTGTGGAATCGCTATGAAGATTGCCAAGAAGTGCAGGGGATTGCCACTTGCACTTGTTGTTGTTGCTGGAGTTCTAGCAACTATAGAGCATGATATTTTGGTTTGGGAAGAATTTGCGGAAGGTTTAACTTTGACCATGGTGTCTAGTACAGACCAGTGCAAGAAGTCATTGGAGCTCAGTTATGAGCATTTACCATATCACTTGAAGGCATGCTTGCTGTATTTTGCTGCATTTCGAGAAGATGAAAAAATTGGTGCCAAGAATTTGATTCGTCTCTGGATTGCAGAAGGATTTGTggaaaaaattgaaggaaagagATCAGAGGTCGTTGCAGAAGAATATTTGATGGACCTTATTGGTCGAAACTTAGTTATGGTAAGTAAAAGCAGATCCATTGGTGGAGTCAAAACTTGTTACATTCACGATTTGATATTTGAGTTCTGTAAAGGCGAggcgaaagaaaagaaatttcttcaGGTCCTGCGAGGATATGATGAGCTTTCTACCTTTATTGAGCCTCCCAATCTACCTCGGTTGTCCATTTGTTCCAGTGGAGAAGATTTTATAAAGTCAAAGCTATTTTGTCCATGTTTAGGTACTCTGCTATTCTTTGATGCTACTCCAGGATATATTAAGTTTGAGTTGCGTAACATCTCCTTCCTTTTTTGCATCTACAAACAACTTAAAGTTTTGAATTTAGAGGGCATTAACCTAATGCTGAAGGAGCTTCCAGCTGAAGTCGAATCACTTCTTTGTTTGAGGTACTTATCCCTTAGAGCAGAGCGCATGGAATTCATTCCACCATCTATAGCCAAGCTCTCAcatttggaaaccttttgtctGTATTCTCATCGGATGGTTTCGTTGCCAGATAGCATCTGGAACATGAAGAAGTTGAGGCATGTACATGCAAGGAGTGGCGTTGTTATTCGTCTATCTTCCAACGACAACGTTGTTGAAAACCTCTCTACTTTACCCAATTTAGACACACTCTCTACTCTGCATCTTGATCTTGATAAAGAGGGAGAGAACCTATTGAGAAGGATTCCCAACGTTCACCGACTTAAAATTTTCGATTTGGGGCGACAAAATACAGTATGCTGCAACATGAGTCGACTAGAATGCCTAGAGTCACTCACCTTCAGGAGCTACGTTTTCCCAGGTTCGCGGGAACGTGTTGAGCTTTCCTTTCCcatgaatttgaaaaagttgtGTCTTTCCCGTGTGAGTCTTCCCCGTAGAAAGATGTCACTGATTGAACAACTACCCAATCTTGAAGTCCTTAAATTAAGTGATCAGGCAATGGACGGCCAAAAATGGGAGCTGATGGAGGGAGGATTTCCTAAACTCAGGGTCTTGACTTTGGAATTTGTAAAGGTTGTGGAGTGGAAGGAGGCAGACCCTGACAGTGATGATTACTTCCCGTGTCTTCAGCAATTAAAACTCCGCGGAATTTCTAAATTGGAAATGATGCCTTCTTGTTTAGGGCGTGTATCTACTCTTGAAACAATTCAGGTGAGTTTATGTGGAAATGGTGTCGAATCTTTAGTACGGGAAATTGAAGAAGCACAGAAAAATTATGGAAATGAGAATCTGAAGATCATCATCATAGATTGA